A single Uloborus diversus isolate 005 chromosome 7, Udiv.v.3.1, whole genome shotgun sequence DNA region contains:
- the LOC129226960 gene encoding uncharacterized protein LOC129226960: protein MSILDQPKICSSLPRIRDPDLEQELKRRGIELTDIGPETPPIDMLIGADFLGGILTGRIEVLPSGITAVETKLGWSVLGPGKKSSINMVSLCMHHSEIHKIWDLESLGITDPSERKTTKELDEETVTYFQETIRKTGNRYEVALPWLAGHPHLYDGYDQAEARLRTVTKRLLKDNYYELYDGVLQQWKNDNIIEEVTEAEMSSSKACHYLPHHPVVKSSSATTKVRPVFDASCKRPGYASLNDCLSTGPSLLSEIPRLISKFRCGAIGVIADIKQAFLQLSLAAKDRDYLRFLWWERMVRSIKQILRKCLGKACVTYEEMLTVLCEAESVINERPLTYISDDPNEMTPVTPAHFIQDIRGSETHDLDILDSQHLLKRVRYVQSLRDNFRKRFQREYLGELVRNPKSRSKQQEISVGEIVLIGCEDTKRLNWPLGRVVELYPGRDGIQRIAKLRVANGYLVRPLQRLYPLEMSISDLPSDLAANGKEVAANIDSGYLESTTVPIPKTLNPDAEIFIPMTEVPQPVKQTRSGRRIVPPQRLDL, encoded by the coding sequence GTTCTTCTTTGCCTCGCATACGTGACCCAGATTTAGAACAAGAATTAAAACGTCGAGGAATTGAACTAACAGACATAGGTCCAGAAACTCCTCCTATTGACATGCTCATCGGTGCTGACTTTCTGGGAGGAATATTAACAGGAAGAATAGAAGTTCTGCCATCTGGTATAACAGCCGTAGAAACGAAACTCGGATGGAGTGTTTTAGGTCCAGGAAAGAAGAGCAGCATAAATATGGTATCGCTGTGTATGCATCACTCAGAGATACACAAAATTTGGGACTTAGAATCTTTGGGTATAACAGATCCCTCTGAGAGGAAAACAACTAAGGAGCTAGATGAAGAAACGGTCACATATTTTCAAGAGACAATTCGGAAAACTGGCAACAGGTATGAGGTGGCTCTTCCATGGCTAGCAGGACATCCTCACTTGTATGATGGATACGACCAGGCAGAAGCAAGACTTCGCACCGTTACTAAGCGTCTTTTGAAAGACAATTACTACGAACTGTATGATGGTGTCTTACAGCAGTGGAAGAATGATAACATCATAGAGGAGGTGACAGAAGCTGAAATGTCAAGTTCAAAGGCTTGTCATTATTTGCCACATCATCCAGTCGTTAAATCATCAAGCGCTACCACGAAGGTCAGGCCAGTCTTTGACGCTTCATGCAAACGCCCCGGATATGCCTCCTTAAATGACTGTCTTAGTACAGGACCAAGTTTATTAAGTGAAATCCCTCGCCTCATAAGTAAATTTCGTTGTGGTGCCATTGGAGTAATTGCAGACATTAAACAAGCATTTCTTCAACTCTCTTTAGCTGCCAAAGATAGAGACTACCTAAGATTCCTTTGGTGGGAGAGAATGGTACGTAGCATTAAACAAATTTTACGAAAGTGCTTGGGAAAGGCTTGCGTGACATACGAAGAGATGCTCACGGTGTTGTGCGAAGCAGAAAGTGTCATTAATGAGAGACCACTCACCTATATCTCGGACGATCCGAATGAAATGACACCTGTAACTCCAGCTCATTTCATACAAGACATAAGAGGATCAGAAACACATGACTTGGACATCCTTGACTCCCAGCATTTATTAAAAAGAGTGCGTTATGTACAAAGTTTGCGCgataattttcgaaaacgtttccagAGGGAATATTTAGGTGAACTTGTACGTAATCCAAAATCTAGATCAAAACAGCAGGAAATTTCGGTGGGAGAAATAGTTCTCATAGGATGTGAGGACACTAAGAGATTGAACTGGCCATTAGGTCGTGTTGTTGAACTGTATCCTGGCAGGGATGGTATCCAAAGAATTGCCAAACTACGAGTTGCTAATGGCTACCTCGTTAGACCTTTGCAGAGGCTGTATCCTCTCGAAATGTCAATCAGTGATTTGCCATCAGACCTAGCAGCAAATGGGAAGGAGGTGGCAGCTAATATCGATTCTGGATACTTGGAGTCCACAACAGTTCCTATTCCAAAAACCCTCAACCCTGACGCTGAGATTTTCATTCCCATGACCGAGGTACCTCAGCCAGTGAAACAAACCCGCAGTGGTCGACGAATAGTCCCTCCACAACGTTTGGACTTGTag